One Kitasatospora sp. NBC_01287 DNA window includes the following coding sequences:
- a CDS encoding hemerythrin domain-containing protein: protein MSSDAIVLLKQEHKELQRLFKEYRAVGPADAAARVDLAQHIVHDLTVHSYLVDEVLYPQVVALLRDPAHEALRGYRDHRAIDRLCEEVSGRGVGDPAFTGLVDSLLSAAAQQMSQEEREWFPQLRAALRRADLQEIGTRLLAVRETAPRHPSGPVSDAPQGAPG from the coding sequence ATGTCCAGCGACGCGATCGTGCTGCTGAAGCAGGAGCACAAGGAGTTGCAGCGGCTCTTCAAGGAGTACCGCGCGGTCGGGCCCGCCGATGCCGCGGCCCGCGTGGACCTCGCGCAGCACATCGTGCACGACCTCACGGTCCACTCCTACCTGGTGGACGAGGTGCTGTATCCGCAGGTCGTCGCCCTGCTGCGGGATCCGGCGCACGAGGCGCTGCGCGGCTACCGGGACCACCGGGCGATCGACCGGCTCTGCGAGGAGGTGTCGGGGCGCGGGGTCGGTGACCCGGCGTTCACCGGACTGGTGGACTCGCTGCTGTCGGCCGCCGCCCAGCAGATGAGCCAGGAGGAGCGGGAGTGGTTCCCGCAGCTGCGGGCCGCGCTGCGGCGCGCGGACCTGCAGGAGATCGGCACCCGGCTGCTCGCCGTCCGCGAGACGGCGCCACGCCACCCGTCCGGCCCAGTTTCCGACGCTCCGCAGGGGGCACCGGGGTAA
- a CDS encoding DUF3040 domain-containing protein — translation MVLSRQEARESRRIETRLVAEDPVLERRFEQWRRSRDRVAEAAALAAGRTPAPDPTGPPPRLRRLWHEILRGRIPLP, via the coding sequence ATGGTCCTCTCACGGCAGGAGGCTCGGGAGAGTCGGCGGATCGAGACCCGGCTGGTAGCCGAGGATCCGGTGCTGGAGCGAAGATTCGAGCAGTGGCGGCGCAGCCGCGACCGGGTGGCCGAGGCCGCCGCGCTCGCCGCCGGGCGCACCCCCGCACCGGATCCGACCGGTCCGCCGCCCCGGCTGCGCCGCCTGTGGCACGAGATCCTGCGCGGCCGCATCCCGCTGCCGTGA